In the Elusimicrobiota bacterium genome, GCCACGAATATCTTTTGCTATGTTCACAGCACCACATTCAAGTCCACGAACTTTATTAGATTTTGTGATGACACCGGTATCCAGACCTCCTACATTTGGTTCTTTAAACAATTGAGCAGATGGATAAAAAGAAAAGTTAAATGGTATCCATATCTCTGGTGTTAGAACATGATTGCCAACCTTTAGTTTTTTCCCTGATTTAATAATACTAATTTCACCAAGTGAAGATTCCCTATCCACATATTCAATTTCTAATTTGCCTATATTTTCATAACCTTCTATTTTTTCCTTTCTTGTAATAGGACTTATTTTAAGGATTGGTTGTGTAACTATAAATATATCTCCGATTTCGACACCATCTTTTGAACCGAGATTTATTACTATTTTGTTATTTTCTCTGATTTCAGTTATTTCCCCTTCTAATTTTGGTTTTTTCTTAGGAGCAGGTTCGCCTACAACTGCAGGTTTTATTGTCGGTTTCTGAGAAGAAACACTAATTCCTATAAGTTGTCCTGCTAAATCCTGTGTAGATGCCATAAGTTTGTGCACTTCGTAACATTGCACAGTTTTTGAAGTTTCTATTTCTCCTGTTTCTACCTCCACAACACTTGCAGTGATGTAATAGACACCTTCAAGTTTAGAGAGTGAGCCAACAACCATCTTTTTTACATTCAGTATTTTACCAATCTGGACTGCGCATTCTGCTTCTGTACAGCCAGTTGCTTGAAACGCTGCTTCTGCTAATATTTTATCCATATTCGCTTTCTCTATGACGGTATACTGACCTATATTCACAAACTCTGTTCTTACAAAATCAGCCACTATTGAAGCATCTGCTTGCGATACATTCTTTCCAGCAAACTCAGCAACTGCGATATTTTCTTTGCCTTTCCACTCTTTTTGTCGGGCAGATAAATCTGCCCCTACTGTAAATGACCACACAGCAGATGGTTTTGACCAGCCATCAAAATTATGTGCTGCAACACGCCAGTAATATCTTCTCCATTTTTCTAAATATCTATCAGTAACTTCCCAGTAGGATTTCTTAGGGTAGGGTTTTGAATTAACAACTTTATTTGTACAATCTTTATCAGAATAAATACCTACATTATAGCAGTCAGCACCTTCCACATCATACCATTCCAATTTTGGTGTAGTTGAGGTAATTGTTTCTCCATTTTCAGGCGCTAATAATGCAGGTGTCTCAAGC is a window encoding:
- a CDS encoding CsgG/HfaB family protein, whose product is MISISFILIILLVSNLYTQQVLETPALLAPENGETITSTTPKLEWYDVEGADCYNVGIYSDKDCTNKVVNSKPYPKKSYWEVTDRYLEKWRRYYWRVAAHNFDGWSKPSAVWSFTVGADLSARQKEWKGKENIAVAEFAGKNVSQADASIVADFVRTEFVNIGQYTVIEKANMDKILAEAAFQATGCTEAECAVQIGKILNVKKMVVGSLSKLEGVYYITASVVEVETGEIETSKTVQCYEVHKLMASTQDLAGQLIGISVSSQKPTIKPAVVGEPAPKKKPKLEGEITEIRENNKIVINLGSKDGVEIGDIFIVTQPILKISPITRKEKIEGYENIGKLEIEYVDRESSLGEISIIKSGKKLKVGNHVLTPEIWIPFNFSFYPSAQLFKEPNVGGLDTGVITKSNKVRGLECGAVNIAKDIRGIQAGAVNITRIGRGIQGGFLTNLTNISYDFRGIQGGLICAVNIARHISGVQFGIINYCETLKGVQIGVINIVKRNYLLPVMVGINVNF